The region AAAACATGTTTCAGAAGAAAAGCTGAATCATTTTATCGAAGTTTCTGAAATCATCAACGAACTGATTCACGATAAAAACATATTTAATCAAACAGAAAACACAGAAAAAGAATAGTCTTAAAAAAACATTCTTTTTCTCCTACAAACAAATAATAACAAGTATGAAACGCACAATTAAAAAAGTTGCTGTAATTGGATCCGGAATTATGGGTTCAGGTATAGCTTGTCATTTTGCTAACATTGGTGTGGAAGTTTTACTTCTGGACATTGTACCGCGTGAACTGACCGAAGCTGAAGCTAAAAAAGGATTAACACTTGAAAGTAAAGCCGTTCGCAACCGTGTGGTAAACGAACATTTGGCGAATTCATTAAAATCGAATCCATCTCCTATTTACAGCCAAAAATTCGCAAACCGAATCACGACTGGAAATACGACTGATGATATGGCAAAAATTGCCAATGTTGACTGGATTATTGAGGTTGTAGTGGAACGTTTGGATATCAAAAAATTGGTTTTTGAACAAATCGAGAAATTCCGTAAACCGGGAACTTTGGTTACTTCTAATACTTCTGGTATTCCAATTCATTTTATGAGTGAAGGAAGAAGCGAAGATTTCCAACAGCACTTCTGCGGAACTCACTTTTTTAACCCTGCGCGTTACTTAAAATTATTTGAAATTATTCCTGGTCCAAAAACTTCTACTGAAGTATTGGATTTCTTAAACGAATATGGATCTAAATTCTTAGGAAAAACTTCGGTTGTTGCTAAAGATACTCCAGCGTTTATTGGAAACAGAATTGGTATTTACGGAATCCAAAGTTTATTCCATTTAGTGAAAGAAATGGGATTAACAATTGAAGAAGTTGATAAATTGACTGGTCCAGTAATTGGTCGTCCAAAATCGGCTACTTTCCGTACGGTTGACGTTGTTGGATTGGATACTTTGGTACACGTTGCTAACGGTATTTACGAAAACTGCCCTAACGACGAACAACACGAATTGTTCAAACTTCCTGATTTCATCAATAAAATGATGGAAAATAATTGGTTAGGAAGCAAAACTGGACAAGGTTTTTACAAAAAAGTAGATAAAGATATTCTTTCTTTAGACTTAGATACATTAGAATACCGCACTGCGAAAAAAGCAAATTTTGCTACTCTTGAACTAACAAAAACTATTGATAAACCAATCAATCGTTTTAAAGTTTTAGTAAAAGGAACAGACAAAGCGGGAGAATTCTACCGTAAGAGTTTCGCTGGAATGTTTGCTTATGTGTCAAACAGAATTCCTGAAATCTCAGACGAATTATACAAAATTGACGATGCCATGAAAGCTGGTTTTGGATGGGAAAATGGTCCATTCGAAATCTGGGATGCTATTGGTGTTGCCAAAGGAATTGAAATCATGAAAGCGGAAGGTTTAGCGCCTGCTGCATGGGTTACTGAAATGCTGGCTTCTGGAAGCGAAAGTTTCTACTCTGTAAAAGAAGGAGCAACTTATTTCTATAACATTCCAACAAAATCACAAGTTAAAGTTCCTGGACAAGATTCATTCATTATTCTAAACAACATCCGCGAAAGCAAAAAAGTTTGGAGTAATAGTGGTGCAATCATTCAGGATTTAGGAGACGGAATCTTAAACTTAGAATTCCAATCTAAAATGAATACAATTGGTGGTGACGTTCTTACTGCAATCAATAAGGCAATCGACTTATCTGAAAAAGAATATCAAGGTTTAGTTATTGGTAACCAAGCAGCGAATTTCTCTGTTGGTGCTAATATCGGAATGATTTTCATGATGGCAGTTGAGCAGGAATACGACGAATTGAACATGGCGATTAAATTGTTCCAAGACACCATGATGCGTGTTCGTTACTCTTCTATTCCAGTTGTAGTAGCGCCTCACGGAATGACTTTTGGTGGTGGATGCGAAATGAGCTTACACGCTGATAAAGTAGTTGCTGCTGCAGAAACGTACATGGGATTAGTTGAATTTGGTGTTGGAGTTATCCCTGGCGGAGGTGGATCTAAAGAAATGGCTTTAAGAGCATCCGATTTATTCCGCAAAAATGATGTGGAATTGAACGTTCTTCAAGAATATTTCTTGACAATCGCTATGGCTAAAGTTTCGACTTCTGGTTATGAAGCTTTTGATACTGGACTTCTTCAACACGGAAAAGATGTTATCGTAGTAAACAAAGATCGTCAGATTGCTGAAGCTAAAAAACATGCATTGTTAATGGCTGAAGCTGGTTATACACAGCCAATCAGAAGAACTGATGTTAAAGTATTAGGAAAACAAGCTTTAGGTATGTTCTTAGTTGGAACAGATCAAATGGAAGCTGGAAAATACATTTCTGAGCACGATAAGAAAATCGCTAACAAACTGGCTTACGTAATGGCTGGTGGTGATTTATCTGAAGCTACTTTAGTATCTGAACAATATTTATTAGATATCGAACGTGAAGCTTTCTTATCTCTTTGTACGGAACGTAAGACTTTAGAGAGAATTCAATATATGTTAACTAAAGGAAAACCGCTTCGTAACTAGATTGTATATTGTAAAATGTATACTGTATTTACAGTCTTCATCTGTCAATACTTGATATATTTTACATTATTACAAGATATAAGTAATACACTATAAAAGTAAAAGATGAATTATTTTAAAGAATTGAAAGTTTGGCAAAAGGCAATTGAACTTGTGACTAATACCTACTTAAAATCTCAAACATTTCCAAAGGAAGAGATTTATGGTTTGACCTCACAAATAAGGAGATGCGCAGTTTCTATTCCATCAAATATTGCTGAAGGTTGCGGACGAAAATCTCCTAAGGATTTTAATAACTTTTTGGGAATTTCATTAGGATCTGCTTTTGAGTTTGAAACACAGCTGATTATTTGTAAAAATATTGGTTACATGGAACAAGAAGTTTTTAATTTTTTAGAATCTGAAATCCAACACATACAGAACATGCTCATTAAGCTTCAAGCTTCTTTAGATACAAAATAAACATTTTACAAATTACAGTATACAAAAATACGATATACAATATACAAAATACACTCATTTATGAAAACAGCATATATAGTAAAAGCATATAGAACAGCAGTTGGAAAAGCTCCAAAAGGTGTTTTTAGATTTAAAAGACCTGATGAATTAGCTGCAGAAACGATCCAATTTATGATGGACGAACTGCCTAATTTTGATAAAAAACGTATCGATGACGTTATGGTAGGAAATGCCATGCCGGAAGCAGAACAAGGTCTTAACGTTGGACGTTTGATCTCTTTAATGGGATTGAAAGTTGAAGATGTTCCTGGTGTTACAGTAAATCGTTACTGTGCATCTGGATTAGAAACTATCGGAATGGCGACTGCTAAAATCCAATCAGGAATGGCAGATTGTATCATTGCAGGTGGTGCAGAAAGTATGAGTTACATTCCGATGGGAGGTTACAAACCAACTCCGGATTATAAAGTTGCTGCTGCAGGTCACGAAGATTACTACTGGGGAATGGGTTTAACTGCTGAAGCGGTGGCTAATCAATACAAAATCTCTAGAGAAGATCAGGATGAGTTTGCTTACAACTCTCACATGAAAGCATTAAAAGCACAAGCAGAAGGAAAATTCGATAAACAAATCGTTCCAATTACTGTTGAGCAGACTTTCATCAATGAAAACGGCAAAAAAGAAACAAAATCATACGTTGTAAATAAAGACGAAGGACCAAGAGCAGGAACTTCTAAAGAAGCTTTAGCAGGTTTAAGACCAGTTTTCGCTGCGGACGGAAGTGTAACAGCAGGTAACTCTTCTCAAATGAGCGACGGTGCAGCATTCGTTTTAATTATGAGCGAAGAAATGGTAAAAGAATTAAACCTTGAACCAATTGCACGTTTGGTAAATTTTGCTTCATCTGGTGTTGAGCCAAGAATTATGGGTATCGGACCGGTAAAAGCAATTCCGAAAGCCTTGAAACAAGCAGGATTAACATTAAACGATATTGAGCTAATTGAATTAAACGAGGCTTTTGCTTCACAAGCTTTAGCAGTAACTCGCGAATTAAACATTAACCCAGAAATCGTAAACGTAAATGGTGGAGCAATTTCTTTAGGTCATCCTCTGGGATGTACAGGAGCTAAACTTTCTGTTCAGTTATTCGATGAGATGAAACGCAGAGGTAATAAGTACGGAATCGTTTCAATGTGTGTGGGAACTGGGCAAGGAAGCGCTGGTATTTACGAGGTGTTATAAGGAAGTATAAACAATGTTTGTCATTCTGAGGAACGAAGAATCACACTAGCATTTCCACAAAGTAACCATCTAGTTTGTCATTCCGAGGAACGAGGAATCTCCACGACAATTATCCTCAAAGTTTGTCAATCGTTGTGGAGCTACTTGTGGAGATTTCTCCTTCGTCGAAATGACAAGATTGAGCACAAATAAAAAATAAAAAAAACATAATCATGGCAGATACAATCGAAAAAAACGTGACACGTGGTGGTCAGTTTTTAGTTAAAGAAACAAAATGCGAGGACATCTTCACACCAGAAGATTTCTCTGAAGAGCAGTTAATGATGCGTGACTCTGTAAAAGAGTTCGTTGACAAAGAATTATGGGCGCATAAAGATCGTTTTGAGAAAAAAGATTACGCTTACACAGAATCATCTATGCGTAAAGCTGGTGAACTTGGACTTTTAGGAGTTGCAGTTCCTGAAGAATACGGTGGATTAGGAATGGGATTTGTTTCTACAATGTTGGTTTGCGACTACATTTCTGGAGCAACAGGTTCATTCTCTACTGCTTTTGGTGCTCACACAGGAATTGGAACTATGCCAATTACACTTTACGGATCTGAAGAACAAAAGAAAAAATACGTTCCGTTATTAGCTTCTGGAGAATGGTTTGGTGCTTATTGCTTAACGGAACCAGGCGCAGGATCTGATGCTAATTCAGGAAAAACTAAAGCGGTTTTATCTGAAGATGGAAAACACTACTCTATTACAGGTCAAAAAATGTGGATTTCGAATGCAGGTTTCTGCAGTGTTTTCATCGTTTTTGCTCGTATTGGAGATGATAAAAACATTACAGGTTTCATCGTAGAAAACGATCCAGCAAACGGAATTTCTATGAATGAAGAAGAGCATAAATTAGGAATCCGTGCTTCTTCTACTCGTCAGGTTTTCTTCAACGAAACAAAAGTTCCGGTTGAAAACATGTTATCTGAAAGAGGAAACGGTTTCAAAATCGCAATGAATGCCTTAAACGTTGGTCGTATTAAATTGGCTGCCGCTTGTTTAGATGCTCAAAGAAGAGTTACTTCTGGAGCTGTAAAATATGCTAACGAAAGAATTCAGTTCAATACTTCAATTTCATCTTTTGGCGCTATCCGTTCTAAATTAGCTGAAATGGCTACTAATGCTTACGCTGGAGAAAGTGCTTCTTACCGTGCTGCAAAAGATATCGAAGACAGAATCGCTGCTCGTGAAGCAGAAGGAACAAGTCACCAGGAAGCAGAATTGAAAGGTGTTGAAGAATATGCTATCGAGTGTTCTATCCTGAAAGTAGCGGTTTCTGAAGACGTTCAAAACTGTTCTGATGAAGGAATTCAGGTTTTTGGTGGAATGGGATTCTCTGAAGATACTCCAATGGAAAGTGCCTGGAGAGATGCTCGTATCGCTCGTATTTACGAAGGAACAAACGAAATTAACAGAATGCTTTCTGTAGGTATGTTGATCAAAAAAGCAATGAAAGGTCACGTTGATTTACTTGGACCAGCAATGAAAGTTCAGGAAGAATTAATGGGAATTCCATCTTTTGATACACCGGATTTCTCTGAATTATTCTCAGAAGAAAAAGTAATCGTGGCTAACCTGAAAAAAGTGTTCTTAATGGTTGCCGGAAGTGCTGTTCAAAAATATGGTCCTGAATTAGATTCTCACCAGCAATTATTAATGGCTGCTGCCGATATCCTAATCGAAATCTACATGGCTGAAAGTACTATTTTGAGAACTGAAAAATTAGCAAAAGCCCAAGGCGAAGATAAAGTTCAGGAGCAAATTGCTATGGCAAAATTATATTTATACAAAGCAGTTGATATTGTAAACTTAAGAGGAAAAGAAGGAATTGCTTCTTTCTCTGAAGGTGACGAACAACGTATGATGTTAATGGGACTAAAACGTTTCACTAAATATACTAATCTGCCAAATGTTGTGGCATTGAGAGAAAAAATTGCAGAAAAATTAGTTGCAGAAAATTCATACTGCTTCTAAATTCAAAATAGTTTTTAGCTTTTTAATTTGTTTAAACCCGCGCAAGTCCGAAACTGCGCGGGTTTATTTTTTATTTTTTCTAAAAGTAAAAGGATAAATCGACGCAATATTTTTGCAACTATTTGCAAAATTTTCGTTAAAATTGATTTTTTGATTCTTCTAAAGGATTAAATATTGAGTCTATTGCTGTATATTTAGCATTCCAAAAACGCTAAAAACAAAAAAATGAAACGAATTACCTTTATTACATTAGCATTAATGTGCATTAGCATCTCCAATAGTTTTGCACAGAAAAATAAAAAAATGGATATTATTGCCTATTACACAGGCGATTCTCAACTTATTGACCAATATGAAGTTGGAAAACTAAATCAAATTATCTTTAGTTTCTGTCATTTAAAAGATGGAAAACTAACTGTCGATTCTCCAAAAGATTCTATTACAATTAAACATTTAGTTTCGCTAAAAGCTAAAAATCCACAATTAAAAATCATAGTATCACTAGGTGGTTGGGGCGGATGCGAACCTTGTTCAGCTGCTTTTTCTACTGCTGAAGGACGCCTAAAATTTGCAAAATCGGTGAAAACTTTAAGTGATTCTTATAAAGTAGACGGTTTGGATTTGGATTGGGAATATCCTGCTATTGAAGGACTTCCTGGTCATTTATATCAGGCAGTTGACAAACCTAACTTTACTGAGTTAGTTAAAATTTTACGTACCACATTAGGTAAAAAATACGAATTGAGTTTTGCTGCTGGTGGTTTCCAAAAATATTTGGACGAATCTATTGATTGGAAAGCGGTTACTCCATTAGTAAATCGTATCAATATTATGAGCTACGATTTGGTAAACGGATATTCTCAGGTTACTGGACATCATACTCCATTGTACAGTACAAATCCAAACGAAGAATCTACAGACCGTACTGTAGAGTTTTTATTAAAACAAGGCGTTCCTGCAGAAAAATTAGTAATTGGCGGTGCTTTTTATACCAGACAATGGATCAATGTTGAAAACATCAACAACGGATTATATCAGGCTGGAAAACACGTTGAAGGTATTAATTTTAAAGATTATGCTAAAACTTACACAGAAGCAAATGGCTGGAAATATTTCTGGGATGACAAAGCTAAAGCACCTTATTGGTACAATGCTTCAACAAAAACTTTTGCTACTTCAGATGATTTAAAATCTATTAAAGCAAAAGCAGAATATGTAAAAGCTAAAAAATTAGGTGGAATCATGTTTTGGGAACTTACTTTAGACAGTTTCCGCGACGGAATGGTAAATGAAATTTACAAAGTGAAAACAGCAAAATAATCCACTTAAGAACATAAAAAAGGCAGTTGCATTACAAACAACTGCCTTTTCTGTTTTTTATAAATAGTAAAGTTCTATTGCACTTTTGATTTGTCTAATTCTCCAATAAACGGAATAGCCTCCAATATTTCACTACGAATAATAGTTTGCAGATAAACTTCCAACTGAATAAATTTTGCAGCATTAATTGATCCAATTGCTTTTTTAGCTTTTGAATAGGTTTTACAGTAAAGCTTTTCGTAAGCAATATGATTTTTTAAAGTTCCTTTGGCCAATTCATCTGCTTTAGCATCAGTAAGTGTTTCATAATTGGCAGCATAATCATTGATTAATTGAAATTTCGTCTGCCCCAGTGCTTTTCGCTGTGTTTCATAGTCATCATAAACTTTAGCAAAAGCTGCTGATTGCACATCCGATAGATTCATGTACTGCTTTACCAATTCACTTTTAGATTTTCCGTAAACACTTTGTAAAACATCTACATCTTCTTTAAAAGAAGATTGTGCATAAGATGAAAATGAGGCAACGGCCATAATAAGAATAAGACTTAATTTTTTCATAGTTCTAATTTTTAATTTGTTTTTAAAAACAATATGCATTACTCAAATATACTGATTTTTAACACATTAAAACTTATCAAACTAAAAAAATGAATATTGATAAGCCAGAGATAAGGCGTAATAATTCAGTCCGTTATTGGTGTAAGCTCCAACATGATATTGCAATCTAAGTGACTGACCTTTTGCAATAGGTGTAGAAAATGTTCCTCCTACTCTCCAGTTATCAATCTGACTATCATCAGCAACACCATCAGTTATCGTTTTTCCTCCAAAAAACCAATTTGTATTAAACCCAACCCACATCTGATTTTTAAAATAATAGCTTGCATGTGCCTGAAGACTGTAAGTGGATTTCTGTTCCAGCTTTTTCCCCATAAAATCATTATTATCCGTATAAAACCAAATCCCTGCATACGCTTCTGCATACAAATGTGTAAATCGTTTTGAAACGCCAATTTCCGGTTTAAATCCCCAACGATTAGTACCTATATTTACTTGTTTATCTGCGTAATATTTTCCAGTTGGTACAGATGTTACCAAACTGACTCCCAAGATTGTTTTCTGCTCAAAATTTCTAAATTCCGATTTATCTAGTGCCGGTGACCCCAAAAGGTTAATTCCGAATCTGATTTTCATATCTGCAAAACCCGTTCGCGAGCCAGTCAAAACATCTCCGTTTGTTCTGGTTTGAGAACCATCCATA is a window of Flavobacterium crocinum DNA encoding:
- a CDS encoding 3-hydroxyacyl-CoA dehydrogenase/enoyl-CoA hydratase family protein; this encodes MKRTIKKVAVIGSGIMGSGIACHFANIGVEVLLLDIVPRELTEAEAKKGLTLESKAVRNRVVNEHLANSLKSNPSPIYSQKFANRITTGNTTDDMAKIANVDWIIEVVVERLDIKKLVFEQIEKFRKPGTLVTSNTSGIPIHFMSEGRSEDFQQHFCGTHFFNPARYLKLFEIIPGPKTSTEVLDFLNEYGSKFLGKTSVVAKDTPAFIGNRIGIYGIQSLFHLVKEMGLTIEEVDKLTGPVIGRPKSATFRTVDVVGLDTLVHVANGIYENCPNDEQHELFKLPDFINKMMENNWLGSKTGQGFYKKVDKDILSLDLDTLEYRTAKKANFATLELTKTIDKPINRFKVLVKGTDKAGEFYRKSFAGMFAYVSNRIPEISDELYKIDDAMKAGFGWENGPFEIWDAIGVAKGIEIMKAEGLAPAAWVTEMLASGSESFYSVKEGATYFYNIPTKSQVKVPGQDSFIILNNIRESKKVWSNSGAIIQDLGDGILNLEFQSKMNTIGGDVLTAINKAIDLSEKEYQGLVIGNQAANFSVGANIGMIFMMAVEQEYDELNMAIKLFQDTMMRVRYSSIPVVVAPHGMTFGGGCEMSLHADKVVAAAETYMGLVEFGVGVIPGGGGSKEMALRASDLFRKNDVELNVLQEYFLTIAMAKVSTSGYEAFDTGLLQHGKDVIVVNKDRQIAEAKKHALLMAEAGYTQPIRRTDVKVLGKQALGMFLVGTDQMEAGKYISEHDKKIANKLAYVMAGGDLSEATLVSEQYLLDIEREAFLSLCTERKTLERIQYMLTKGKPLRN
- a CDS encoding four helix bundle protein, with translation MNYFKELKVWQKAIELVTNTYLKSQTFPKEEIYGLTSQIRRCAVSIPSNIAEGCGRKSPKDFNNFLGISLGSAFEFETQLIICKNIGYMEQEVFNFLESEIQHIQNMLIKLQASLDTK
- a CDS encoding thiolase family protein; the encoded protein is MKTAYIVKAYRTAVGKAPKGVFRFKRPDELAAETIQFMMDELPNFDKKRIDDVMVGNAMPEAEQGLNVGRLISLMGLKVEDVPGVTVNRYCASGLETIGMATAKIQSGMADCIIAGGAESMSYIPMGGYKPTPDYKVAAAGHEDYYWGMGLTAEAVANQYKISREDQDEFAYNSHMKALKAQAEGKFDKQIVPITVEQTFINENGKKETKSYVVNKDEGPRAGTSKEALAGLRPVFAADGSVTAGNSSQMSDGAAFVLIMSEEMVKELNLEPIARLVNFASSGVEPRIMGIGPVKAIPKALKQAGLTLNDIELIELNEAFASQALAVTRELNINPEIVNVNGGAISLGHPLGCTGAKLSVQLFDEMKRRGNKYGIVSMCVGTGQGSAGIYEVL
- a CDS encoding acyl-CoA dehydrogenase family protein → MADTIEKNVTRGGQFLVKETKCEDIFTPEDFSEEQLMMRDSVKEFVDKELWAHKDRFEKKDYAYTESSMRKAGELGLLGVAVPEEYGGLGMGFVSTMLVCDYISGATGSFSTAFGAHTGIGTMPITLYGSEEQKKKYVPLLASGEWFGAYCLTEPGAGSDANSGKTKAVLSEDGKHYSITGQKMWISNAGFCSVFIVFARIGDDKNITGFIVENDPANGISMNEEEHKLGIRASSTRQVFFNETKVPVENMLSERGNGFKIAMNALNVGRIKLAAACLDAQRRVTSGAVKYANERIQFNTSISSFGAIRSKLAEMATNAYAGESASYRAAKDIEDRIAAREAEGTSHQEAELKGVEEYAIECSILKVAVSEDVQNCSDEGIQVFGGMGFSEDTPMESAWRDARIARIYEGTNEINRMLSVGMLIKKAMKGHVDLLGPAMKVQEELMGIPSFDTPDFSELFSEEKVIVANLKKVFLMVAGSAVQKYGPELDSHQQLLMAAADILIEIYMAESTILRTEKLAKAQGEDKVQEQIAMAKLYLYKAVDIVNLRGKEGIASFSEGDEQRMMLMGLKRFTKYTNLPNVVALREKIAEKLVAENSYCF
- a CDS encoding glycoside hydrolase family 18 protein, whose protein sequence is MKRITFITLALMCISISNSFAQKNKKMDIIAYYTGDSQLIDQYEVGKLNQIIFSFCHLKDGKLTVDSPKDSITIKHLVSLKAKNPQLKIIVSLGGWGGCEPCSAAFSTAEGRLKFAKSVKTLSDSYKVDGLDLDWEYPAIEGLPGHLYQAVDKPNFTELVKILRTTLGKKYELSFAAGGFQKYLDESIDWKAVTPLVNRINIMSYDLVNGYSQVTGHHTPLYSTNPNEESTDRTVEFLLKQGVPAEKLVIGGAFYTRQWINVENINNGLYQAGKHVEGINFKDYAKTYTEANGWKYFWDDKAKAPYWYNASTKTFATSDDLKSIKAKAEYVKAKKLGGIMFWELTLDSFRDGMVNEIYKVKTAK
- a CDS encoding transporter produces the protein MIKRIYWLPEKKRQTLLFFFFGVFSFYAQDLEPRVYANVPKHLNVASLGYLFMNGNVLTDPSLPITDFTLHSHNLALNYIRTFGLSNKLARVQLTLPYTFMDGSQTRTNGDVLTGSRTGFADMKIRFGINLLGSPALDKSEFRNFEQKTILGVSLVTSVPTGKYYADKQVNIGTNRWGFKPEIGVSKRFTHLYAEAYAGIWFYTDNNDFMGKKLEQKSTYSLQAHASYYFKNQMWVGFNTNWFFGGKTITDGVADDSQIDNWRVGGTFSTPIAKGQSLRLQYHVGAYTNNGLNYYALSLAYQYSFF